One window of the Labeo rohita strain BAU-BD-2019 chromosome 9, IGBB_LRoh.1.0, whole genome shotgun sequence genome contains the following:
- the tmem237a gene encoding transmembrane protein 237A: MPSVKPKKKKIKKEINEVEEPQEGPELAVEMEGLESRREPLTPEPQDNPPQKKKKKKKAHTFDESEQQDLPNGDVQEPHTDDEEVTKKSKRKRKAKMTENQPHNELGVEEDDIITDVQAPISQRSLFSAPMGHSHPIGKVFVEKNRRFQATDRLNLSRDHMEEYMEVRPMWNTRDVAMRVHSGFRIIGLFSHGFLAGYAVWNIIVVYVLAGEQMTTLPNLLQQYHSLAYPAQSLLYLLLAISTVSAFDRVNLAKASVALRGLLTLDPAALASFLYFAALILSLSQQMTSDRIHLYPTANETLWPPGSEHQILQPWIVVNLVVALLVGLAWVFVATRPEMDYTEEFLMAMEVEEYPRHDEKNELAA; this comes from the exons ATGCCGAGTGTCAAACCtaagaagaagaaaatcaagAAGGAGATCAATGAAGTTGAGGAACCACAag AAGGGCCTGAACTAGCAGTGGAAATGGAGGGTCTGGAGAGTCGCAGAGAGCCGCTGACCCCTGAGCCGCAGGACAATCCaccacagaagaagaaaaagaaaaagaaggcaCATACTTTCG ATGAGAGTGAACAACAAGACCTTCCAAACGGAGATGTTCAAGAGCCCCATACAGATGATGAGGAAGTCACCAAAAAAAGCAAGAGGAAAAG GAAGGCTAAGATGACGGAAAACCAGCCTCATAATGAGCTCGGCGTGGAGGAGGATGACATCATCACTGATGTGCAAGCCCCAATATCTCAGCGCTCTCTATTCTCAGCCCCTATGGGTCACAGTCATCCGATTGGAAAAGTGTTTGTAGAAAAGAACC GCCGCTTCCAGGCGACTGATCGTTTGAATTTATCCCGTGATCATATGGAGGAGTACATGGAGGTCAGACCCATGTGGAATACACGAGATGTCGCCATGAGGGTTCACAGCGGCTTCAG GATCATTGGGCTGTTCTCTCATGGGTTTCTGGCAGGATATGCGGTGTGGAACATCATTGTTGTGTATGTGTTAGCTGGAGAGCAGATGACCACTCTGCCTAACCTTCTCCAGCAGTACCATAGTCTGGCTTATCCAGCACAGTCTCTGCTCTACCTCCTGTTGGCCATCAGCACTGTGTCTGCCTTTGACAG GGTGAATCTGGCCAAAGCCTCAGTGGCTCTTCGAGGATTACTTACTCTTGATCCAGCAGCTCTTGCTTCCTTTT TATACTTTGCTGCTCTCATCCTGTCTCTGAGCCAGCAGATGACCAGTGATCGTATACATCTCTACCCCACAGCCAATGAAACGCTTTG GCCCCCGGGTTCAGAACATCAGATCCTACAACCCTGGATCGTGGTAAACCTGGTCGTAGCTCTTCTGGTTGGTCTGGCCTGGGTGTTTGTTGCTACTCGACCGGAAATGGACTACACTGAAG AGTTTTTAATGGCGATGGAGGTGGAGGAGTATCCACGTCATGATGAGAAAAATGAACTGGCAGCCTGA